In the genome of Gloeotrichia echinulata CP02, one region contains:
- a CDS encoding aldehyde dehydrogenase family protein, with translation MADLIEANIDELARLETLDNGKPLQDSLGDLGLVIGCYRYYAGWADKVQGKTIPINGPYFCYTRHEPVGVVGQIIPWNFPLLMQAWKLAPALATGNTVVMKTAEQTPLSALRVGELIIEAGFPPGVVNILSGYGPTAGAAIARHMDIDKVAFTGSTEVGHLIMEAAAKSNLKRVTLELGGKSPNIVFADADIDAAITGAYDGIFFNQGQCCCAGSRLFVEEKFYDDFVAKVVERTKQRVVGNPFDPETEQGPQVDQDQFDRVMSYIESGIREGAQMLSGGNRVGERGFFIAPTVFADVQDNMKIAQEEIFGPVISIIKFKDIDEVIQRANATMYGLAAAVWTQDITKAHAIANNVRAGTIWVNCYDVFDAAAPFGGFKQSGIGRELGEYGLQQYTEVKTVTIKL, from the coding sequence TTGGCAGACCTAATCGAGGCGAATATTGATGAGTTAGCGCGCCTGGAAACTTTAGATAATGGTAAACCACTGCAAGATTCTTTAGGTGATTTAGGATTAGTTATTGGCTGCTATCGCTACTATGCTGGCTGGGCTGATAAGGTACAGGGTAAAACTATTCCCATTAACGGGCCTTACTTCTGTTATACGCGCCATGAACCTGTGGGTGTGGTTGGTCAGATTATCCCGTGGAATTTCCCCTTATTGATGCAGGCTTGGAAGCTAGCACCAGCTTTAGCAACAGGTAATACTGTGGTGATGAAAACGGCTGAACAGACGCCTTTGTCAGCCCTGCGGGTGGGTGAGTTAATTATTGAGGCTGGTTTCCCCCCTGGTGTGGTGAATATTTTATCAGGATATGGCCCAACAGCTGGGGCGGCGATCGCTCGTCACATGGATATTGACAAAGTGGCTTTTACTGGTTCGACTGAGGTCGGACATCTGATTATGGAAGCCGCTGCTAAAAGTAACCTCAAGCGTGTCACTTTAGAACTTGGTGGTAAGAGTCCCAATATTGTCTTTGCTGATGCTGATATCGATGCGGCAATTACAGGTGCATACGATGGGATATTCTTTAACCAAGGTCAGTGCTGCTGCGCGGGTTCGCGGTTGTTCGTTGAGGAAAAATTCTATGACGATTTTGTTGCTAAGGTAGTAGAACGAACTAAGCAGCGCGTTGTTGGCAATCCTTTTGATCCCGAGACGGAACAAGGTCCCCAGGTAGATCAAGACCAATTTGATAGGGTGATGAGTTATATAGAGTCCGGGATACGGGAAGGTGCCCAGATGCTATCTGGAGGTAATCGGGTTGGGGAACGTGGTTTCTTCATTGCACCGACAGTCTTTGCCGATGTCCAGGACAATATGAAAATTGCCCAAGAAGAAATCTTCGGTCCGGTGATCAGCATCATCAAATTTAAAGACATTGATGAGGTGATTCAACGAGCGAATGCCACAATGTACGGACTCGCCGCCGCTGTCTGGACTCAGGATATCACAAAAGCCCACGCGATCGCTAACAATGTCCGCGCTGGTACTATTTGGGTAAACTGCTACGACGTATTCGACGCCGCTGCACCCTTCGGCGGATTTAAGCAATCGGGTATTGGTCGGGAACTCGGTGAGTATGGCTTGCAGCAATATACTGAAGTCAAAACTGTGACAATTAAGTTGTAA
- a CDS encoding MAE_28990/MAE_18760 family HEPN-like nuclease: MFQNLLLTAAGNISAIRSIIKTNDRLREIAFGSSALTKYQWQEETKFILNTLMQDIPKVREWRVYDHCAVVTRLYAIYERFVEDLVSDWLLLLPGLFPNYLDLEEKIRNTHQRGVGRLLLDLNKNRYKHLSIEEVIRGLFNGSIGKQEYELLRDAFLLHEENLRKDTLDKLLADAGIPNAWIWVEKHRAMQYFVKEIRANENTAEGELNELISYRNDAAHGAVIDDFLSSSALIELCDFIETLCQALAELVTYKVIERKKSIDELRDIGRITEWFKSPKAGVAKVEKTMLSVGESIYLVNEKLAYCQLVKIESIKTTEDGKDLDKDQVEIIGESEIGLKFDVDARKDLCLYQYKTDL; the protein is encoded by the coding sequence ATGTTTCAAAATCTTCTCTTGACAGCGGCGGGTAATATCTCTGCTATCCGTTCCATTATTAAAACCAACGATAGGCTGAGAGAAATTGCTTTTGGATCTAGTGCTTTAACAAAGTATCAATGGCAAGAAGAGACGAAATTCATCCTGAATACTTTAATGCAAGATATCCCTAAAGTAAGAGAGTGGCGAGTGTATGATCACTGTGCTGTAGTCACACGACTATATGCTATTTATGAGCGTTTTGTTGAAGACTTAGTGAGCGATTGGTTATTACTTCTACCAGGATTATTTCCAAACTATTTAGACCTGGAAGAAAAAATCCGAAATACTCACCAGAGAGGGGTGGGCAGATTGTTGCTTGATTTGAATAAAAATAGATATAAACACCTATCTATTGAAGAAGTTATTCGCGGGTTATTTAATGGAAGTATTGGTAAACAAGAATATGAGTTATTGCGAGATGCATTTCTCCTACATGAAGAAAATTTACGCAAAGACACTTTAGATAAATTATTGGCTGATGCTGGTATACCAAATGCTTGGATATGGGTTGAAAAGCATAGAGCGATGCAGTATTTTGTCAAAGAAATTAGGGCAAATGAAAACACTGCGGAAGGAGAATTGAATGAATTAATTAGTTATCGTAATGACGCTGCTCACGGAGCAGTCATAGACGATTTCCTTAGTTCTAGTGCTTTGATAGAACTGTGCGATTTTATTGAGACTTTGTGTCAAGCACTTGCGGAGTTGGTAACTTATAAGGTGATTGAGCGGAAAAAATCAATAGATGAGCTTAGGGATATAGGTCGCATTACAGAATGGTTTAAGAGTCCTAAAGCTGGAGTTGCAAAGGTTGAAAAAACTATGTTATCCGTAGGAGAAAGCATTTATTTGGTAAACGAAAAGCTTGCTTACTGTCAGTTGGTAAAAATTGAGAGTATTAAGACAACTGAGGACGGAAAAGATCTTGATAAAGACCAGGTAGAAATAATTGGTGAAAGTGAGATTGGTTTGAAGTTTGATGTAGACGCCAGAAAAGATTTGTGCTTATATCAATACAAAACTGACTTATAA
- a CDS encoding DUF262 domain-containing protein codes for MQLAPTETRMWEESPSANRIQMSDNDINAKYESGEQRILTEMNREKLPSFVEALKKPGYMDVRPFYQRRDRWDTKKQSRLIESFLINIPVPPIILYEKEFNFYEVMDGQQRITALRDFYENRLKLTGLELWTELNGRTYATLPTKIKAGIDRRSISSIVLITESKSNLDEEFLLKQLAFERLNTGGVALSRQEVRNCLYYGKFNQLLLDLTTNSIFAEAWGIPIGNNEEIAENNLYKKMEDVELVLRFFALRHVEDFRRGMEGFLDLYMVKSLKFSDEDIDILKNIFIQTINLAHQVYAEKLFKPFDPHADTWKDKSYKAYYDAVMVGFSRQLANKDILVGRQSRIIEETQRLFRQDTSKLFTGGGKTKTDIQERIQQFDNMLSQIIAE; via the coding sequence ATGCAACTAGCACCAACTGAAACCAGGATGTGGGAAGAATCACCCTCTGCAAACCGCATCCAAATGTCTGATAATGATATCAACGCTAAGTATGAATCTGGGGAGCAAAGAATACTCACTGAGATGAATCGAGAAAAGCTACCAAGCTTTGTTGAAGCATTAAAGAAGCCTGGGTATATGGATGTTCGCCCTTTTTACCAAAGAAGAGATCGATGGGATACAAAGAAGCAATCGCGATTGATCGAATCTTTTTTGATCAACATTCCTGTTCCGCCAATCATTCTTTACGAAAAAGAGTTTAATTTTTATGAAGTAATGGATGGTCAACAAAGAATTACCGCTTTGCGGGATTTTTATGAAAACCGTCTTAAATTAACAGGACTCGAACTCTGGACAGAACTTAATGGACGTACCTATGCTACGCTTCCTACGAAAATTAAAGCCGGGATTGATCGTCGCTCTATCTCATCTATAGTTCTGATTACAGAGTCAAAATCAAATCTTGATGAGGAGTTTCTTTTAAAGCAACTTGCATTTGAGCGTCTGAATACTGGTGGTGTCGCTCTAAGTCGGCAGGAGGTACGTAACTGTTTATATTATGGTAAGTTTAATCAACTATTACTGGACTTGACAACTAATTCCATTTTTGCAGAAGCTTGGGGAATTCCCATAGGAAATAATGAAGAAATTGCTGAAAATAACCTATATAAAAAGATGGAAGATGTGGAATTAGTTCTTCGCTTTTTTGCATTACGCCATGTGGAGGATTTTCGTAGGGGTATGGAAGGATTTCTTGACCTCTATATGGTAAAAAGTCTCAAGTTTTCAGATGAAGATATTGATATACTGAAGAATATTTTTATTCAGACTATAAATTTAGCACACCAAGTCTACGCAGAGAAATTATTTAAACCTTTTGATCCTCATGCAGACACCTGGAAAGATAAATCTTATAAAGCTTATTATGATGCTGTTATGGTTGGATTTAGTAGACAATTGGCAAATAAGGATATTTTAGTTGGGCGACAGTCACGAATAATTGAGGAAACACAGAGGCTGTTTAGACAAGATACTTCAAAACTATTTACAGGTGGTGGAAAAACTAAGACGGATATTCAGGAGCGAATCCAACAGTTCGATAATATGCTCTCGCAAATCATCGCCGAGTAA
- a CDS encoding metallophosphoesterase, with protein MHWLLSGPLSTETLTVKIAGLPTSLQGKKLVQMSDFHYDGFGLSEEMLEQAIAVSNQANPDLVLLTGDYVTTTPEPIYRLVLRLKNLQSRAGIYAVLGNHDICYRSSKAVITEALTRIGVHVLWNQIAYPLGNELPLVGLADVRSQEFNPAPVMNQLDPTTPRIVLSHNPETAKILQTWRVDLQLSGHTHGGQIVIPGIGPAVLCYKKIVKKIPRTIRYLLPCLIRQYALTRNWEWSQGLYQVGQNQLYVNRGLGTYSPGRLFCPPEVTIITLEIQ; from the coding sequence ATGCACTGGTTGTTATCTGGGCCGTTGAGTACAGAGACGTTGACGGTTAAGATTGCAGGTTTGCCCACGTCTCTACAAGGTAAGAAGCTGGTGCAGATGTCTGATTTTCATTATGATGGTTTCGGCTTGTCAGAAGAGATGTTAGAACAAGCGATCGCCGTTAGCAATCAAGCTAATCCAGATTTAGTTCTACTGACCGGGGACTACGTAACCACAACTCCTGAACCGATTTACAGGTTAGTGCTGCGACTCAAAAATCTTCAAAGTCGCGCTGGTATCTATGCTGTGCTGGGGAACCACGATATATGTTACAGAAGCTCAAAAGCAGTAATTACAGAAGCTTTGACGAGAATTGGAGTTCACGTTCTTTGGAATCAAATCGCCTATCCACTAGGAAATGAATTACCATTGGTGGGACTAGCGGATGTGCGCTCACAAGAATTCAATCCTGCGCCCGTGATGAACCAGCTAGACCCCACCACACCCCGAATTGTGTTATCTCACAACCCTGAGACTGCAAAGATATTGCAAACATGGCGAGTTGATTTGCAATTATCTGGTCATACCCACGGGGGCCAAATCGTCATCCCCGGAATCGGTCCTGCGGTGCTTTGTTACAAAAAGATTGTGAAAAAAATACCCAGAACGATCAGGTATTTGCTTCCCTGTTTAATCAGACAGTACGCTCTAACTCGCAATTGGGAATGGTCACAGGGTTTATATCAAGTCGGACAAAATCAACTATATGTCAATCGTGGCTTGGGAACTTATTCCCCAGGACGTTTATTTTGCCCACCAGAAGTCACTATCATTACCCTAGAAATACAGTAG
- a CDS encoding metallophosphoesterase: MHWLFTGHLRVDKITVKIADLPASLQGTKLVQLSDFHYDGVRLSEDMLKQAIAFSNEAEPDLVLLTGDYVTDDPSPIHQLAHRLKHLESRCGIYAVLGNHDIYYGHSKAEVTGAFTNIGVHVLWNEIAYPLGKELPLVGLADYWSQEFNPAPVMKQLDSATPRIVLSHNPDTAKILQKWRVDLQLSGHTHGGHIVIPGIGPAVLYYKRFLKKLPIKLRRWVPFLLGDSYKVVRYWEWSQGFHNVENNQLYVNRGLGTYRPGRLFCPPEVTVITLI, encoded by the coding sequence ATGCATTGGTTATTTACGGGACATTTAAGAGTAGATAAAATCACGGTTAAGATTGCAGATTTACCTGCGTCTTTGCAAGGTACAAAGTTAGTACAACTATCAGATTTTCATTACGATGGTGTGCGGCTGTCAGAAGATATGTTAAAACAGGCGATCGCATTTAGTAACGAAGCTGAACCTGATTTAGTTCTATTAACAGGCGACTATGTAACCGACGATCCCAGCCCAATACATCAACTGGCACACCGACTCAAGCATCTGGAAAGCCGCTGTGGTATTTATGCTGTACTCGGCAATCACGATATATATTACGGACACTCCAAAGCAGAAGTTACAGGCGCGTTTACTAACATTGGGGTTCATGTGCTTTGGAATGAAATCGCCTATCCACTAGGAAAAGAATTACCATTGGTAGGACTAGCTGATTATTGGTCCCAAGAATTTAACCCCGCACCAGTGATGAAGCAACTAGACTCCGCCACACCCAGGATTGTATTATCCCACAACCCAGACACAGCCAAGATATTGCAAAAATGGCGAGTAGATTTGCAGCTATCTGGCCATACCCACGGAGGTCACATCGTCATTCCAGGGATTGGCCCTGCGGTACTTTATTATAAAAGATTCCTGAAAAAACTTCCCATAAAACTGCGGCGTTGGGTGCCATTTCTCCTAGGAGACTCTTACAAAGTCGTCCGATATTGGGAATGGTCCCAGGGGTTTCATAATGTAGAAAACAACCAATTATATGTCAATCGCGGCTTAGGAACTTATCGACCAGGACGCCTATTTTGCCCACCTGAAGTTACTGTCATTACCTTAATTTAG
- a CDS encoding tocopherol cyclase family protein, whose product MVSIPKNFLNTTQTPHAGYHWDGSNRRFFEGWYYRVTLPDCGQTFAFMYSIEDPIGGKPHSGGAAQILGPDDEYLCRTFPDVQKFWASRDVLGLGHWGKTNLATPPLYLLPVEFERHIQQGYQATATLNQGVIADPASGNYCRWEYEIQPVYAWGNQNSLQQSTAGWLSFLQLFEPGWQILMAHGLASGWIDWNGKIYEFTNAPAYSEKNWGGAFPQKWFWLNCNSFVSVPDLALTAGGGRRGVLWWMESVAMIGLHYQGKFYEFVPWNSQVDWDIQPWGRWQMRACNLEYEVELTGTTHLPGTPLRAPMVNGLNFCCRDSMQGELNLELRKRSGQKSAIILKAQSFLCGLEVGGGSWDNCWRSR is encoded by the coding sequence ATGGTTAGTATTCCCAAAAATTTCCTAAACACAACCCAAACGCCCCATGCTGGTTATCACTGGGATGGTAGTAACCGCCGCTTCTTTGAAGGGTGGTATTACCGCGTGACTTTACCTGACTGTGGTCAAACCTTTGCTTTCATGTACTCTATCGAAGACCCTATCGGCGGTAAACCCCACAGCGGGGGTGCAGCCCAAATCCTCGGACCGGATGATGAGTATTTATGCCGGACTTTTCCAGATGTGCAGAAATTTTGGGCTAGTCGCGATGTCTTAGGTTTGGGTCATTGGGGCAAAACAAACCTAGCCACCCCACCATTATATCTCCTACCTGTAGAGTTTGAACGTCATATTCAACAAGGCTATCAAGCTACAGCTACGTTGAATCAGGGAGTGATTGCTGATCCTGCTAGTGGTAATTATTGCCGTTGGGAGTACGAAATTCAACCAGTGTACGCCTGGGGTAATCAAAATAGCCTACAGCAGTCAACCGCTGGCTGGCTGTCGTTTTTACAGCTTTTTGAACCCGGTTGGCAAATTTTAATGGCTCACGGTTTGGCTAGTGGCTGGATTGACTGGAATGGTAAAATTTATGAATTCACCAACGCCCCGGCTTATAGTGAGAAAAATTGGGGCGGCGCTTTTCCTCAAAAATGGTTTTGGCTCAATTGTAATAGCTTCGTCAGCGTTCCCGATTTAGCATTAACCGCCGGCGGTGGACGGCGTGGTGTACTGTGGTGGATGGAATCAGTAGCGATGATTGGTTTGCACTATCAAGGTAAGTTTTATGAATTCGTCCCCTGGAACTCACAAGTTGATTGGGATATTCAGCCTTGGGGTAGATGGCAAATGCGAGCTTGTAACTTAGAATATGAGGTTGAATTAACAGGAACTACCCATCTACCGGGTACACCCCTACGTGCGCCGATGGTAAATGGTTTAAATTTCTGTTGTCGAGACAGTATGCAAGGTGAGTTAAATTTAGAGTTACGAAAACGAAGTGGACAAAAATCCGCAATAATCCTGAAAGCACAAAGTTTTCTTTGTGGATTAGAAGTAGGCGGCGGTTCTTGGGACAATTGTTGGCGATCGCGCTAA
- a CDS encoding transposase, which yields MIVYEFKLKGKDRQYQAIDEAIRTSQFIQNKCLRYWMDNEKIGRYDLNKYCAVLAAEFPFADELNSMARQSAAERTWSAIARFYDNCKKKTKGKKGFPKFKKNCRSVEYKSSGWKLSENRKAITFSDKKGIGTLKLKGTYDLGYYDIKQIKRVRLVRRADGYYAQFAIDIDVKVESQPTNQIVGIDLGLKYFIADNKGNVEPSPQFYRKSEKQLSRANRKKSQKFSKDRKKAKQRQSNNYHKARNRYARKHLRVSRQRKEYCKRLAYSVIQSNDLVAYEDLNVKGLVRNRHLAKSISDAGWYTFRSWLEYFGHKYGKVTVAVPPHNTSQNCSNCGQKVKKSLSTRTHVCPHCGFSEDRDINAAINILRLGLSTVGHTGTYATGDLPSWAVGASLLSNGESVNVESPPL from the coding sequence ATGATTGTTTACGAGTTCAAGCTTAAAGGAAAAGACAGGCAATATCAAGCTATAGATGAAGCTATCCGCACATCGCAATTCATCCAAAACAAGTGCTTGCGCTACTGGATGGATAACGAAAAAATAGGAAGATATGATCTGAATAAATACTGTGCGGTATTGGCTGCTGAGTTTCCTTTTGCTGATGAACTCAACTCAATGGCAAGGCAATCTGCTGCTGAACGCACTTGGAGCGCAATAGCTCGGTTTTACGATAATTGCAAGAAGAAGACTAAGGGCAAGAAAGGGTTTCCCAAATTCAAGAAAAACTGCCGATCAGTTGAATACAAGTCATCTGGATGGAAGCTTTCTGAAAATAGGAAGGCTATAACTTTTTCAGACAAGAAAGGTATTGGAACCCTGAAGCTAAAGGGAACATACGACCTTGGTTACTATGACATTAAACAGATTAAGCGAGTGCGATTGGTGCGTCGTGCTGATGGGTATTACGCCCAGTTTGCAATAGACATTGATGTTAAGGTAGAAAGTCAACCTACTAATCAGATTGTCGGTATTGACTTGGGATTGAAGTACTTTATTGCTGACAACAAAGGTAATGTAGAGCCTTCACCCCAGTTCTACCGTAAGTCGGAAAAACAGTTAAGCCGAGCTAATCGCAAAAAATCTCAGAAGTTCAGCAAGGATAGAAAAAAAGCCAAACAACGACAATCAAACAATTACCACAAAGCTAGAAATAGATATGCCCGTAAACATTTAAGGGTAAGTAGGCAGCGAAAAGAGTATTGCAAGAGATTAGCATACTCCGTCATCCAATCTAACGATTTGGTAGCCTATGAAGATTTAAATGTGAAAGGGCTGGTACGTAATCGACATTTAGCTAAATCAATATCTGATGCTGGTTGGTATACTTTCCGCAGTTGGTTGGAATATTTTGGTCATAAATATGGGAAGGTAACTGTTGCAGTTCCGCCTCATAACACGAGCCAAAATTGTTCTAACTGTGGTCAGAAAGTAAAAAAATCTCTGTCTACCAGGACTCATGTTTGTCCTCATTGTGGATTTTCAGAAGACAGAGATATCAATGCGGCTATCAACATTTTGAGATTGGGACTCAGTACGGTGGGGCACACCGGAACTTACGCTACAGGAGATTTACCCTCTTGGGCGGTTGGCGCAAGCCTGCTGTCTAACGGCGAGTCAGTGAATGTAGAATCTCCACCCTTATAG
- a CDS encoding YdcF family protein, which yields MAFSLPLFMWWGYKEALNQFVQPQAVLVLGGSTKNLEREKFTAEFARENPKLPIWITGGSPPRSTQQVFAKAGVDPKRLHLDYEAVDTVTNFTTLVDDLQARGIKSVYLITSDFHMRRACIIADIVLGSRGIEFKAVPVPSQKQAEPIEKSLRDGARAIIWVATGYTGADEPKK from the coding sequence ATGGCTTTTTCCCTACCGTTGTTCATGTGGTGGGGATACAAAGAAGCGCTAAACCAATTTGTGCAACCGCAAGCTGTATTAGTGCTAGGCGGTTCTACAAAAAATTTAGAGCGAGAGAAATTTACAGCCGAATTTGCGCGTGAAAATCCCAAATTACCCATCTGGATTACTGGGGGTAGTCCACCGAGATCGACGCAACAGGTGTTTGCCAAAGCGGGAGTTGATCCCAAGCGTCTACACCTTGATTACGAGGCAGTGGATACAGTTACAAATTTTACCACGTTGGTAGATGATTTGCAAGCTCGTGGGATCAAGAGTGTTTATTTAATTACTTCAGATTTCCATATGCGCCGTGCTTGTATCATCGCCGATATTGTTTTGGGGAGTCGGGGTATTGAGTTTAAAGCAGTTCCAGTTCCTTCACAAAAACAGGCTGAACCTATCGAAAAATCTCTTCGGGATGGCGCTAGAGCCATAATTTGGGTAGCTACTGGTTACACTGGTGCAGATGAGCCAAAAAAATAA
- a CDS encoding DUF2288 domain-containing protein: protein MPDLRAEITASLDESEWEWLIPHVKRDAVILVTKGLNLVDVGVAIASDNIPEVQQWINAQLIAKPTPAQLGEWNENPTKRFDTLIVQPYVLVQEIAAA, encoded by the coding sequence ATGCCAGATTTAAGAGCAGAAATAACAGCAAGCCTGGATGAGTCCGAGTGGGAATGGTTAATTCCCCATGTCAAACGGGATGCGGTGATTTTGGTGACGAAGGGGCTAAATTTGGTAGATGTAGGCGTAGCGATCGCCAGCGATAATATTCCCGAAGTGCAACAATGGATTAATGCACAATTAATTGCCAAACCTACACCAGCACAGTTGGGAGAATGGAATGAAAATCCCACTAAGCGCTTTGACACTCTCATTGTACAGCCTTATGTTCTGGTACAAGAAATAGCAGCCGCCTAA
- a CDS encoding AI-2E family transporter encodes MSGFEAKNFWQRLNNLALVRFLVFFAAGWAIVQLLAYFETVIVIFTFAAILAFLLSYPVEWLRRFLPHDAAVFVVFLFSIVILGSLIITVGLAVLSQGEQLIDTITVFLNSLVPLIDRFEEFLRNRNIQIDLGFLEEQLRNQAISTVVNALSILQQALTNFITFTLIAVVAFFMLLDGEKLWNLIIKIIPSNRRDRFTNIMKRNFLGFFRGQLLLSLFLTNSSLIIFLILKVPFALLLATIVGILDVIPGIGATLGVSIITFIVLSQDVWLALKVLVACIVLQQIQDNLIAPRIMQGSLNLNPVVVFFALLVGARVAGLLGVFISIPIAGVIVSLFEIEEMKSEI; translated from the coding sequence ATGAGCGGCTTTGAAGCCAAGAACTTTTGGCAACGATTAAATAATCTGGCATTAGTCCGTTTTTTGGTGTTCTTTGCTGCAGGTTGGGCAATTGTACAACTTTTAGCTTACTTTGAAACGGTAATTGTGATTTTCACATTTGCCGCAATTTTGGCTTTTTTACTCAGTTATCCTGTAGAATGGCTGCGGCGTTTTTTACCCCATGATGCCGCAGTTTTTGTGGTTTTCTTGTTTAGCATTGTGATTCTTGGGAGTCTCATCATCACTGTGGGTTTGGCTGTTCTATCTCAAGGAGAACAGTTAATTGATACTATCACTGTTTTTTTGAACTCTTTAGTACCTTTAATAGACAGATTTGAAGAGTTTTTGCGTAACCGAAATATTCAAATAGATTTAGGTTTTCTTGAAGAGCAATTACGCAATCAAGCTATATCAACTGTTGTCAATGCCTTATCTATTTTACAACAAGCTCTAACTAATTTTATTACATTTACATTAATTGCTGTAGTAGCTTTTTTTATGCTTTTAGATGGCGAAAAACTTTGGAATTTGATTATAAAAATAATTCCGAGTAATCGCCGCGATAGATTTACAAATATAATGAAACGAAACTTTCTCGGCTTTTTTCGAGGTCAGTTATTATTAAGCTTATTCTTGACCAATTCCAGCTTAATAATTTTTTTAATATTAAAAGTACCTTTTGCCTTACTCTTAGCAACTATAGTTGGGATACTTGATGTCATACCCGGCATAGGAGCGACATTAGGAGTTAGCATCATTACTTTCATTGTATTATCTCAAGATGTTTGGTTAGCATTAAAAGTATTGGTAGCTTGCATTGTCCTCCAGCAAATACAAGACAATTTAATTGCGCCGCGCATTATGCAAGGTTCACTCAATCTTAATCCTGTAGTTGTATTTTTTGCTTTGCTAGTAGGTGCGAGAGTCGCAGGTTTACTAGGTGTTTTTATCTCTATTCCTATTGCTGGTGTAATTGTATCTCTGTTTGAAATTGAGGAAATGAAATCTGAGATTTAG
- a CDS encoding lysophospholipid acyltransferase family protein has product MGKSREPLISLTVYHTLKWSVVSPMLHTYFRIRIDGAENVPQSGPLVVVSNHASYFDPLIVSNCVRRPVAYMAKEELFQVPILAQVIKFYGAYPVNRGTADRTAIRSALECIENGWAVGVFLEGTRTSDGRITDPKRGATLLAAKAKVPILPVSLWGTEKILQKGLVIPQAVPITVRMGKLIDAPSSTNKEELQAVTQKCAAIINEMHDLGR; this is encoded by the coding sequence GTGGGTAAAAGCCGTGAACCGTTGATTAGTCTGACAGTTTATCACACTTTGAAGTGGTCGGTTGTCAGCCCCATGCTTCACACTTACTTTCGGATTCGGATTGATGGTGCTGAAAATGTCCCCCAATCTGGCCCATTAGTGGTAGTGAGCAATCATGCTAGTTACTTTGATCCGCTGATTGTCTCTAATTGCGTACGTCGTCCGGTGGCGTATATGGCTAAAGAAGAGTTGTTTCAAGTCCCAATTCTGGCACAAGTGATTAAATTTTACGGTGCTTACCCCGTCAATCGAGGCACCGCCGATCGCACTGCCATTCGTTCTGCTTTAGAATGCATTGAGAATGGTTGGGCTGTGGGTGTTTTCTTGGAAGGTACTCGCACTAGTGATGGTCGAATTACAGACCCCAAAAGAGGCGCAACCTTACTGGCCGCGAAAGCCAAAGTACCAATTTTACCAGTGAGTTTATGGGGTACTGAGAAGATTTTACAAAAAGGCTTGGTGATACCCCAAGCAGTTCCCATCACTGTTAGAATGGGGAAGTTGATTGATGCGCCCAGTTCTACTAATAAAGAGGAATTGCAGGCCGTGACACAAAAGTGTGCTGCAATAATTAACGAGATGCATGATTTAGGACGTTAA